The following proteins come from a genomic window of Methanosarcina sp. MTP4:
- a CDS encoding ABC transporter permease produces the protein MNTGFLTIYWRDMLRFVRFRTLLFTSLVQPALWLAFFGVAMSNNFDRLTATLPTIPGVPTVGYLTFIGAGVIAMTTLFTSLFGGTVLLFDKNWGLMRETLSSPLPRIHIIIGIGLSGMTKSFIQATVIMLFGLLIGVRFFDGYTLSRTLVSVLGIMLFVGVFSLGFLFLSGAIAISMESPEGMQAVITLLTMPFFFTSNALYPVDSFPPLLRVLSTVNPLTHLVSGIRYFAIGNNFSAIGIQYVYTPNDILVSFLSLLTFASIMFLIARWRFSKVTVT, from the coding sequence GTGAACACGGGCTTTCTTACCATCTACTGGCGGGATATGTTAAGGTTTGTCAGGTTCAGGACCCTCCTCTTCACCTCCCTTGTGCAGCCGGCTCTCTGGCTGGCTTTTTTCGGGGTTGCGATGTCCAATAACTTTGACAGGTTGACTGCTACCCTCCCAACAATCCCCGGCGTCCCGACGGTCGGCTACCTTACCTTCATAGGGGCAGGGGTTATTGCCATGACCACACTTTTTACAAGCCTTTTCGGAGGAACGGTGCTGCTCTTTGACAAGAACTGGGGGCTTATGCGAGAAACCCTCTCAAGCCCGCTTCCAAGGATCCACATCATAATAGGCATCGGGCTTTCCGGGATGACGAAGTCCTTCATCCAGGCTACGGTCATCATGCTCTTCGGGCTTTTGATCGGGGTCCGGTTTTTTGACGGGTATACCCTATCCCGGACCCTTGTCTCGGTACTCGGGATCATGCTCTTTGTCGGGGTTTTTTCTCTGGGTTTTCTCTTTCTTTCCGGAGCCATTGCCATCAGCATGGAAAGCCCGGAAGGGATGCAGGCAGTGATAACCCTCCTCACCATGCCCTTCTTTTTCACCAGCAATGCACTTTACCCGGTGGACTCCTTTCCCCCGCTGCTTCGGGTTCTCTCAACGGTCAACCCTTTGACCCACCTGGTCAGCGGGATCAGATATTTTGCCATAGGGAATAACTTCTCAGCTATCGGGATTCAATATGTGTATACCCCAAACGACATCCTTGTTTCCTTCCTGTCCCTGCTAACTTTTGCCTCAATAATGTTTCTTATTGCAAGGTGGAGGTTCAGTAAGGTGACCGTGACATGA
- a CDS encoding DUF3303 domain-containing protein, whose translation MLLLNIARISPEHSLEALKRWEEMECMECPEGAKVINQWIDSGGSRVFTLYDVESIEAYMAYNFPFMDLCEVEVFPVIESGTLKKLAEEQLKVLGGLA comes from the coding sequence ATGCTGTTGTTAAACATAGCCAGAATCAGTCCTGAGCACAGTCTTGAAGCTTTGAAACGCTGGGAAGAAATGGAATGTATGGAATGTCCGGAAGGGGCGAAGGTCATCAACCAGTGGATCGATTCCGGGGGGAGCCGGGTTTTTACCCTTTACGATGTCGAATCCATTGAAGCCTACATGGCTTACAATTTCCCGTTTATGGATTTATGTGAGGTTGAGGTTTTCCCCGTAATAGAGTCAGGGACACTGAAAAAACTGGCTGAGGAGCAATTGAAGGTTTTAGGTGGGCTTGCCTGA
- a CDS encoding pentapeptide repeat-containing protein produces MSDLKEANLKAGNLKGANLRGADLIEANLERANLERANLEEANLEGANLKGANLEWAKIEKANLEKANLERANLEKAHLEWAKLEGANLRGANLKEANLEWAKIEKANLEKANLERANLEKAHLEWAKLEGANLEWAKLEKASLEGAKLEKANLKGADLKGANLKGANLEGADLKGVDLKGANLEGANLEGADLKGASLEGANLEGADLKGVDLKGANLDGANLDGADLFMANLNGANLKGTILLAANLEGTNLKGANLKRAYHLSLDQLSKVKTLYDTKLDEELFIPLKEKYPALFEVPDYDE; encoded by the coding sequence ATGTCTGACCTTAAAGAAGCTAACCTTAAAGCGGGTAACCTTAAAGGAGCTAACCTTAGAGGAGCTGACCTTATAGAGGCTAACCTTGAAAGGGCTAACCTTGAAAGGGCTAACCTTGAAGAGGCTAATCTTGAGGGGGCTAACCTTAAAGGAGCTAACCTTGAGTGGGCTAAGATTGAAAAGGCTAACCTTGAAAAGGCCAACCTTGAAAGGGCTAACCTTGAAAAGGCTCACCTTGAGTGGGCTAAGCTTGAGGGAGCTAACCTTAGAGGGGCTAACCTTAAAGAAGCTAACCTTGAGTGGGCTAAGATTGAAAAGGCTAACCTTGAAAAGGCCAACCTTGAAAGGGCTAACCTTGAAAAGGCTCACCTTGAGTGGGCTAAGCTTGAGGGAGCTAACCTTGAGTGGGCTAAGCTTGAAAAGGCTAGCCTTGAGGGGGCTAAGCTTGAAAAAGCTAACCTTAAAGGAGCTGACCTTAAAGGAGCTAACCTCAAAGGAGCTAACCTTGAAGGAGCTGACCTTAAAGGAGTTGACCTTAAAGGAGCTAATCTTGAAGGGGCTAACCTTGAAGGGGCTGACCTTAAAGGAGCTAGTCTTGAAGGAGCTAACCTTGAAGGAGCTGACCTTAAAGGAGTTGACCTTAAAGGAGCTAACCTTGATGGGGCTAACCTTGATGGGGCTGACCTTTTTATGGCTAACCTTAATGGAGCTAACCTTAAAGGAACCATCCTTTTAGCGGCTAACCTTGAGGGGACTAACCTTAAAGGAGCTAACCTTAAAAGGGCTTACCATTTATCACTTGACCAGCTTTCTAAAGTGAAAACACTTTATGATACAAAATTAGACGAAGAACTCTTCATACCACTAAAAGAGAAATACCCTGCCCTTTTTGAAGTACCTGATTACGATGAATGA
- a CDS encoding phosphate-starvation-inducible PsiE family protein → MRAHYKIFMISQNKIFKMTIDLVTIIILYILLLALLVGVINILLDIKSILFGTLGGGFGQIVSSVLTIFILIDLFKTFVDYREHEEIRITYVTDATILIVMREIAAGVYAQRFDYQFILGLSILLFTLGIIRALDVKYTPN, encoded by the coding sequence ATGAGAGCTCATTATAAAATATTTATGATATCTCAGAATAAAATATTTAAGATGACAATTGATTTAGTCACCATTATCATCCTTTATATACTGCTACTGGCACTACTTGTGGGGGTGATAAATATCCTCCTGGATATAAAATCAATTCTATTCGGGACTCTTGGGGGCGGTTTTGGTCAGATAGTATCCAGTGTCCTTACAATTTTTATTCTTATTGACCTTTTCAAGACTTTTGTTGATTATCGTGAACATGAAGAAATTAGAATTACATATGTAACCGATGCTACGATTTTAATAGTCATGCGCGAAATTGCGGCAGGGGTATATGCCCAAAGATTTGATTATCAATTTATTTTAGGCCTATCAATATTGCTGTTTACATTGGGTATAATAAGGGCTCTAGATGTCAAATATACACCCAATTAA
- a CDS encoding chemotaxis protein CheB, whose translation MIKKKEVTGKEEKLHTTEETSISEPPAPDADSNKSPKEDFPIVGIGASAGGLAAFGNFFSAIPDDTNPGMAFILVQHLDPNHKSILTDLIGRYTRMPVYEVRDGVVVQPDCVYVIPPNHDMIFQDGTLQLLEPAKPRGHRLPIDLFFRSLAQGKQELAIGIVLSGTGSDGTLGVRAIKAEGGMLMVQTPESSEYDGMPRSAIATGLVDYILEPAEMPAQLIAYVTQAFGKRPHAVFKAEDAMKKIFTLLRTQTEHDFSHYKQNTISRRIERRMAIQNIKSVDEYVRYLEQKPAEVKALFHDLLIGVTSFFRNPTAFEALQEKVIPHLFSDKHPDSAIRVWVPGCSTGEEAYSIGILLQEQMEMLKQIFKVQIFATDIDSRAIGEARSGVYPASISIDISPERLERFFTQDSSGSYRIRKSIRDMVVFSEQDIIKDPPFSKLDLLSCRNLLIYMDRELQKKLIPLFHYALNPGGFLFLGPSETVGDFENLFGTLDRKSKLYHKKDVSSGRPPIGTFIPSRPESRETKRPHGKAPIESKPQLRELTEQTMLQHYAPVGALVNQRGDILYLHGRTGMYLEPAPGEAGLNILKMAREGLRQELATDLYRAAVNKEPVFHPGLRVKTNGDFTTVNLALRPVAAGPDAASGPSLFLVTFEEPPKGEQNKTGKATAIGAGEGAFESAMENDARILELKRELQVKEEHLKASNEELETSNEELKSSNEEMQSINEELQSTNEELETSKEELQSVNEELATVNTELQNKVTDLSQAINDMNNLLGGTGIGTIFVDHQLRILRFTPAVTQVINLIPTDVGRPVGHIVSNLLGYARLVEDIKEVLDSLIPKDIEVQTQDGLWYLLRIRPYRTLENVIKGAVITFTDITEMKRAREILKESEAMRRLAAVVHDAGDAITLQDMEGHILTWNPKAEKIYGWSEAEALTMNISSLIPANRKEGELATLKKLSRAEFLEPYRTQRLTKDGRIMEVWLTATSLVNEAGEVYAIATTEREIKPENTKKEDQE comes from the coding sequence ATGATCAAAAAAAAGGAAGTCACAGGCAAAGAGGAAAAGCTGCATACTACAGAAGAAACTTCCATTAGTGAACCCCCTGCTCCGGATGCAGACTCAAATAAATCCCCAAAAGAGGACTTTCCCATCGTGGGCATCGGCGCATCGGCTGGTGGGCTGGCTGCGTTCGGAAATTTCTTTTCAGCTATTCCCGACGACACCAATCCCGGCATGGCGTTTATCCTGGTGCAGCACCTGGACCCTAACCACAAGAGCATCCTCACCGACCTGATAGGGCGCTATACAAGGATGCCGGTTTACGAGGTCAGGGACGGGGTGGTTGTCCAGCCTGACTGTGTCTACGTCATCCCGCCTAACCACGACATGATTTTTCAGGATGGCACACTGCAGTTGCTGGAACCGGCCAAACCGCGCGGCCATCGTCTTCCGATTGATTTATTCTTCCGGTCCCTGGCTCAGGGCAAGCAAGAGCTGGCCATTGGCATCGTACTCTCGGGTACCGGCAGCGACGGCACACTGGGAGTGCGGGCAATCAAGGCCGAGGGCGGCATGTTGATGGTGCAAACCCCCGAATCCAGCGAGTACGACGGCATGCCCCGAAGCGCCATTGCCACAGGCCTGGTAGATTACATCCTGGAGCCTGCCGAGATGCCAGCCCAGCTCATTGCCTATGTCACCCAGGCCTTTGGAAAAAGACCCCACGCGGTTTTCAAGGCCGAAGACGCGATGAAAAAGATATTCACCCTGCTGCGCACCCAGACCGAACACGACTTTTCCCATTACAAGCAGAACACCATCAGCCGCCGCATCGAACGGCGTATGGCCATCCAGAATATCAAGAGTGTGGATGAGTATGTGCGTTATTTAGAGCAAAAACCTGCCGAAGTGAAGGCACTCTTCCACGACCTTTTAATCGGCGTCACCAGTTTCTTCCGCAATCCAACGGCGTTCGAGGCACTCCAGGAGAAAGTCATCCCGCATCTCTTTTCCGACAAGCACCCGGACTCAGCGATACGGGTCTGGGTGCCCGGTTGCTCCACAGGTGAGGAAGCTTATTCTATCGGCATCCTGCTCCAGGAGCAGATGGAAATGTTGAAGCAAATATTCAAGGTACAAATCTTTGCAACCGATATTGACAGCAGGGCCATCGGAGAAGCCCGCAGCGGCGTCTATCCCGCCAGCATCTCCATCGACATCTCACCGGAAAGGCTGGAGCGCTTCTTTACCCAGGATTCAAGTGGCAGCTACCGCATCCGAAAAAGTATCCGTGACATGGTAGTCTTCTCCGAGCAGGATATTATCAAGGACCCTCCTTTCTCCAAACTTGACCTGCTCAGTTGTCGCAACTTGCTGATCTATATGGACAGGGAACTGCAGAAGAAGCTCATCCCCCTCTTCCACTACGCATTGAACCCGGGCGGATTTCTCTTCCTTGGCCCCTCCGAGACCGTGGGTGATTTCGAGAACCTTTTTGGCACGCTGGACCGCAAGTCGAAGCTCTATCACAAAAAGGATGTTAGCAGTGGACGCCCCCCCATAGGGACATTTATCCCATCAAGACCGGAAAGCAGGGAGACAAAAAGACCGCACGGCAAGGCTCCTATCGAAAGCAAACCTCAGCTGCGCGAGCTGACCGAACAGACGATGCTGCAACATTACGCCCCGGTCGGTGCGCTCGTCAACCAGCGAGGCGACATCCTCTATCTTCACGGCCGTACCGGCATGTACCTGGAACCGGCTCCGGGTGAGGCTGGCCTGAATATCCTGAAGATGGCTCGCGAGGGATTGCGGCAGGAGTTGGCCACGGACCTGTACAGAGCCGCGGTCAATAAAGAGCCGGTATTCCACCCCGGGCTGCGGGTCAAAACCAACGGTGACTTCACTACAGTCAATCTGGCGTTACGACCTGTGGCAGCAGGCCCTGACGCCGCCTCCGGGCCAAGCCTGTTCCTGGTTACCTTTGAGGAACCGCCGAAGGGGGAGCAGAACAAAACCGGGAAAGCCACCGCCATAGGTGCCGGTGAAGGAGCCTTTGAGAGCGCAATGGAAAATGACGCGCGCATCTTAGAGCTGAAGCGGGAACTGCAGGTTAAGGAAGAACATCTCAAAGCTTCCAATGAAGAACTTGAGACCTCCAATGAAGAACTCAAATCTTCCAACGAAGAGATGCAGTCAATTAACGAGGAACTGCAATCCACCAACGAAGAGCTGGAGACCTCTAAGGAGGAACTGCAGTCCGTAAACGAGGAATTGGCTACTGTCAATACCGAACTGCAGAACAAGGTGACTGATCTGTCGCAGGCAATTAACGACATGAACAACCTTTTGGGTGGCACGGGAATAGGTACTATCTTTGTAGACCATCAACTGCGCATCCTGCGCTTCACTCCTGCCGTTACACAGGTAATCAATCTGATCCCGACCGATGTGGGACGGCCGGTTGGGCACATTGTCTCAAACCTGTTGGGCTATGCCCGTCTGGTAGAAGATATAAAGGAGGTGCTGGATAGCCTTATACCCAAAGATATTGAAGTCCAGACTCAGGATGGCTTGTGGTACCTGCTGCGCATCCGGCCCTATCGCACCCTTGAAAACGTTATCAAGGGAGCGGTGATTACCTTTACTGATATTACCGAGATGAAGCGGGCAAGGGAGATTCTGAAGGAATCCGAGGCCATGCGACGTCTGGCCGCGGTAGTGCACGACGCGGGCGATGCTATAACGTTGCAGGATATGGAAGGCCACATCCTGACCTGGAATCCGAAGGCTGAGAAGATTTACGGCTGGAGCGAAGCCGAGGCACTGACGATGAACATTAGCAGCCTGATCCCGGCGAACCGGAAAGAAGGAGAGTTGGCCACATTGAAGAAGCTTAGCAGGGCTGAGTTTCTGGAACCTTACCGCACCCAGCGGCTTACCAAAGACGGCCGAATAATGGAGGTGTGGCTGACCGCCACCTCATTGGTGAATGAAGCCGGGGAGGTATATGCCATTGCAACTACGGAGAGGGAAATCAAACCAGAAAATACGAAGAAGGAAGACCAGGAATAA
- a CDS encoding PAS domain S-box protein has protein sequence MIESLRKSGIDIIGDVSWGTHFCQFFQTKEDLMDILVPYFKAGLENNEFCMWIVSQPSEAEEAKEALKRAISDFDTYLENGQIEFIPYTQWYLKEGNFDSERVLNGWVEKLNQALTNGCDGLRLGNSFRLENEDWNDFADYEGQVDDVIGNYQMIALCTYPLDRCNAAGIIDVVINHQFALVKRDGKWEQIESSRRKKAEEKIQNLANIVEYSKDAIISKSLDGIITSWNKGAEQIYGYSAGEVLRKPISILEPSILVEEAEELAELIKQGDKIHNYETLRLRKDGRIINVSLTLSPVFDASGKLTDISVIARDITKSKIAEEKLRKNEERYRIATEQTGQVVYEYDLRTDQSSWAGAIEEVTGYSFEEIQKLGKEVWIKNIHLTDMNRGDEKLQRVRKAGGRFKEELRLRRKDGTCIYIENHGVWLTDHEGQPYGAIGVLKDISERKLSSKNLQESERKYRFFIHNFHGIAFQADENFVPVFIHGAIEEITGYSEEDFISRIKWDDIIHPEDLPLLIKEREKIRSSQSTDYEKFEVRIKHRDGGIRWVDEIYQKIQGGDGKPEFYQGTIYDVTERKETEKFLANIEAARKKEIHHRIKNNLQVVSSLLDLQAEIFNNRGCIKDSEVREAFGESQDRVMSMALIHEELYKGGELDTLNFSSYVEELTKNLFQTYRLGNASASLNLNLEENIFLDMDTAVPLGIIINELVSNSLKHAFANRDNGKIQIKLCREESPESKDNRAGNNNEGLKGSSYILTVSDNGVGVPESFDLENPDGLGIQLVTILVDQLDGELGLKRDDETEFTIRFTVVQKKQG, from the coding sequence ATGATAGAAAGCCTGAGAAAGTCTGGCATTGATATTATTGGAGATGTGTCCTGGGGAACCCATTTCTGCCAATTTTTCCAGACAAAAGAAGATTTGATGGACATACTGGTCCCATATTTCAAGGCAGGGCTGGAAAATAACGAATTTTGTATGTGGATCGTATCACAACCCTCTGAAGCGGAAGAGGCAAAAGAAGCCCTGAAAAGGGCAATTTCTGATTTTGATACTTATCTGGAGAATGGGCAAATAGAATTCATTCCCTACACACAATGGTATTTAAAAGAGGGTAATTTCGATTCGGAGAGAGTCTTAAATGGCTGGGTTGAAAAACTCAACCAGGCCCTGACTAATGGCTGTGACGGTCTGAGGTTGGGAAATTCTTTCCGGCTGGAAAATGAGGATTGGAATGATTTTGCTGATTATGAGGGACAGGTAGACGATGTAATTGGCAATTACCAGATGATTGCTCTCTGTACCTATCCTCTCGACAGGTGCAACGCAGCCGGGATAATAGATGTGGTCATCAACCATCAATTTGCTTTGGTCAAAAGGGATGGAAAGTGGGAACAGATAGAAAGTTCCAGGCGCAAGAAGGCAGAAGAGAAAATTCAGAATCTGGCGAATATTGTGGAATATTCAAAAGATGCCATTATAAGCAAATCCCTTGATGGCATCATTACTAGCTGGAATAAAGGTGCAGAGCAAATTTATGGTTATTCAGCTGGAGAAGTTCTGAGAAAGCCCATATCCATTCTGGAGCCATCCATATTAGTTGAAGAAGCAGAAGAATTGGCTGAACTGATTAAACAGGGAGATAAAATCCACAATTATGAGACTTTACGGTTAAGAAAGGATGGTAGGATAATAAATGTCTCACTAACTCTTTCTCCGGTTTTTGATGCATCCGGAAAGCTGACTGATATCTCGGTTATTGCTAGAGATATAACCAAAAGTAAAATAGCAGAAGAAAAACTTCGGAAAAACGAGGAAAGATACAGGATTGCCACAGAGCAGACAGGACAGGTGGTATATGAGTATGATTTAAGAACAGATCAGAGCAGCTGGGCAGGTGCCATAGAAGAAGTTACAGGGTATAGTTTTGAAGAAATCCAGAAGCTTGGCAAGGAAGTCTGGATTAAAAATATCCATCTCACAGATATGAATCGTGGGGACGAAAAACTTCAGAGAGTGAGAAAGGCCGGAGGCAGATTTAAGGAAGAATTAAGGTTGAGAAGAAAAGATGGAACCTGTATTTATATAGAAAACCACGGAGTCTGGCTCACGGATCATGAGGGTCAGCCTTACGGGGCTATAGGAGTACTGAAAGATATTTCAGAGAGGAAACTTTCCAGTAAAAATCTTCAAGAAAGTGAGAGGAAATACCGCTTTTTCATACATAATTTCCATGGGATCGCTTTCCAGGCAGATGAAAATTTTGTTCCTGTATTTATACATGGTGCTATTGAAGAGATCACCGGGTATAGTGAAGAGGATTTTATTTCCCGGATTAAGTGGGATGACATAATCCATCCGGAGGACCTGCCTCTCTTGATCAAAGAAAGGGAAAAGATCCGAAGTTCTCAATCCACTGATTACGAAAAATTCGAAGTTCGTATAAAGCACAGGGACGGAGGAATCAGATGGGTTGATGAAATCTACCAGAAAATTCAGGGAGGGGATGGAAAGCCGGAATTCTACCAGGGTACTATTTATGATGTGACCGAAAGAAAAGAGACAGAAAAGTTCCTTGCGAATATCGAAGCTGCCCGTAAAAAAGAAATTCACCATCGGATCAAGAATAACCTGCAGGTAGTCTCCTCCCTTCTGGATCTACAGGCTGAAATATTCAACAACAGAGGATGTATTAAGGATTCAGAGGTTCGTGAAGCCTTCGGGGAAAGTCAGGACAGAGTGATGTCCATGGCTCTTATCCATGAGGAATTGTACAAGGGTGGAGAGCTCGACACACTGAACTTTTCGTCGTATGTTGAGGAACTCACTAAGAATCTTTTCCAGACATACAGGCTTGGAAATGCTAGTGCCAGCTTAAATCTGAATCTGGAAGAAAACATTTTCCTTGACATGGATACTGCAGTCCCATTAGGTATAATCATCAACGAACTTGTTTCAAACTCTCTCAAACATGCATTTGCCAACAGAGATAATGGTAAAATTCAAATCAAACTTTGTAGAGAAGAATCCCCGGAAAGCAAAGACAATAGAGCAGGAAACAATAATGAGGGCTTAAAGGGCAGCAGTTATATTCTGACAGTATCAGATAATGGTGTAGGTGTGCCTGAAAGTTTTGATCTGGAAAATCCTGACGGTCTTGGCATACAACTGGTAACTATCCTTGTAGACCAGTTAGACGGTGAACTTGGACTGAAACGAGACGATGAGACAGAATTCACTATAAGGTTTACAGTAGTGCAAAAGAAGCAAGGATGA
- a CDS encoding APC family permease, with translation MGQETKSMGLWASASIGVGAMVGAGIFSIFGMAAAISGNAVYVSFVIAGLVALLSTYSYAKLGAKYPSAGGPVEFLVRGFGDGVLSGGLNVLLWVGYIFGLALYAKGFSSYAVTFLPAGSGQGWDAVFATGIVLLFTGVNFIGAKAVGKSELFIVSIKVGILILFGLAGLFYITPGNLALSNFPAPSNILYGAGMVFLAYQGFGLITNAAEDMVNPEKTLPRALYLSVVLVIFIYVLVSLAVVGNLSIPEIEQSKDYALAAAAKPFLGAAGFKIMALAALFSTASAINASLYGGANTCYIIAKEGELPEFFERKVWKRSTEGLFITSGLVIFCANFLNLERIGMLASASLLLIYVAVNIAHLRLYGETHAKPLLIWASLLSSAGFFAVLVYYELGHSPGTLVLLAGVIAGCFLVEWTYRKLSKRTLKQREIMCYVEVIEVVDK, from the coding sequence ATGGGGCAGGAAACTAAGTCGATGGGGTTGTGGGCTTCCGCTTCGATCGGGGTGGGAGCAATGGTGGGGGCTGGGATTTTCTCGATTTTCGGCATGGCTGCCGCGATTTCGGGAAATGCCGTGTACGTTTCGTTTGTCATTGCGGGGCTGGTTGCGCTTTTAAGCACGTATTCCTATGCAAAACTGGGGGCGAAGTACCCTTCGGCAGGAGGGCCGGTCGAGTTCCTGGTAAGGGGGTTCGGGGACGGGGTCCTTAGCGGGGGGTTGAATGTTTTGCTCTGGGTCGGGTACATATTCGGGCTCGCCCTCTATGCTAAGGGGTTTTCTTCTTATGCGGTTACCTTTTTGCCTGCAGGCTCAGGCCAGGGCTGGGATGCGGTTTTTGCCACTGGAATCGTCCTGCTTTTTACGGGGGTGAACTTTATAGGGGCAAAGGCTGTGGGCAAATCCGAGCTTTTTATTGTTTCCATAAAGGTTGGAATACTCATCCTCTTCGGGCTTGCCGGGCTGTTCTACATCACCCCCGGAAACCTTGCCCTTTCGAATTTTCCGGCCCCTTCAAATATCCTCTACGGGGCGGGCATGGTTTTTCTCGCGTATCAGGGCTTCGGTTTGATTACCAATGCGGCCGAAGATATGGTAAATCCCGAAAAAACTCTCCCCCGGGCCCTGTATCTGAGCGTGGTCCTGGTCATATTTATCTACGTGCTTGTGAGCCTGGCCGTAGTTGGAAACCTCTCTATTCCCGAGATCGAGCAGAGCAAAGACTATGCTCTCGCAGCAGCCGCAAAACCTTTCCTGGGGGCTGCGGGCTTCAAGATCATGGCATTGGCGGCTTTGTTCTCAACAGCGTCGGCGATCAATGCTTCGCTTTACGGAGGGGCAAACACATGTTATATCATTGCAAAGGAAGGGGAACTGCCCGAATTCTTCGAAAGGAAGGTCTGGAAAAGAAGCACCGAAGGCCTGTTTATCACATCGGGCCTTGTAATCTTCTGCGCGAATTTCCTGAACCTGGAACGCATTGGCATGCTGGCAAGCGCGTCCCTGCTTTTAATATATGTAGCCGTGAATATCGCCCACCTGCGCCTGTACGGGGAAACCCACGCCAAACCCCTTTTGATATGGGCTTCCTTGCTCAGCAGTGCGGGTTTTTTTGCTGTCCTGGTATACTATGAACTGGGACATTCTCCCGGGACCCTTGTTTTACTCGCAGGCGTTATTGCAGGCTGCTTTTTGGTGGAATGGACCTACAGGAAGCTTTCAAAGCGGACACTGAAACAGAGAGAAATTATGTGCTATGTAGAGGTAATCGAAGTCGTGGATAAATAG
- a CDS encoding tetratricopeptide repeat protein has protein sequence MTTEDFINLNFKGLERLRDEKPEEAMECFDRALELNQKYAPAWNNKGIALERLGRYEEAREAFEEAFEINPLYEEALYNEGNVLRRLGRPEEALEVFEKAISLNPGYAQNLYGKGLALLELGAYAASVEAFDGVLELNPEFLGASYHKGRVFYRQGKYEGAAQAFEKELELSRGNDGKVLCCRGFALYKLEIYEKAREAFERTLDIMPEASSAHYGLGLVLSRLGKFEDAREAFAKAGECNPEKYSEGGCCKEGNGFCKQGKYEDALKVFKRATNINPDSAKAWGHRGFVHYRLKQYESSIQAFDRGLELDEDAEIWNNKGLSLLELGKYDEALEAFDRATAINPRYNFAWNNKGLAHEKIEAYAEAIQAFDKALEINPDDAYAWNCKGCVLSKVDEHEKAAEAFENAVRINPTYTDVRNNINRFEKMD, from the coding sequence ATGACAACTGAAGATTTCATTAACTTAAATTTTAAGGGCCTCGAACGTTTACGTGACGAAAAGCCCGAAGAAGCGATGGAATGTTTTGACAGGGCCCTTGAACTTAATCAAAAATATGCTCCTGCTTGGAACAATAAGGGAATTGCCCTTGAAAGGCTTGGGAGGTATGAGGAAGCCAGGGAGGCTTTCGAGGAGGCTTTTGAGATAAATCCGCTTTATGAAGAAGCTCTGTATAATGAAGGGAATGTGCTCCGAAGGCTTGGTAGGCCTGAAGAGGCCCTTGAGGTTTTTGAAAAAGCCATTTCTCTCAACCCGGGGTATGCCCAGAACCTGTACGGGAAAGGACTTGCGTTGCTAGAACTCGGGGCGTATGCGGCTTCGGTTGAGGCTTTTGACGGGGTGCTTGAGCTTAACCCGGAGTTCCTGGGAGCTTCTTATCACAAAGGTCGGGTCTTCTACAGGCAGGGGAAGTATGAAGGGGCAGCGCAGGCTTTCGAGAAAGAGCTTGAGCTAAGTCGGGGAAACGACGGCAAGGTTCTTTGCTGCAGAGGATTTGCTCTCTATAAGCTGGAAATTTACGAAAAGGCCCGGGAAGCCTTTGAAAGGACACTTGACATAATGCCGGAGGCATCTTCCGCACACTACGGGCTCGGGCTTGTGTTAAGCAGGCTTGGAAAGTTTGAGGATGCCAGGGAGGCTTTTGCAAAAGCAGGAGAATGCAACCCGGAAAAGTATTCCGAAGGTGGGTGCTGTAAAGAGGGTAACGGGTTTTGCAAGCAAGGGAAATATGAAGACGCGTTGAAAGTTTTCAAAAGGGCTACGAATATAAATCCCGACTCTGCAAAGGCGTGGGGGCACAGGGGTTTTGTCCACTATCGCCTGAAGCAGTACGAGTCTTCAATCCAGGCTTTTGACCGGGGCCTGGAGCTTGACGAGGATGCTGAGATCTGGAACAACAAAGGGCTCTCCTTGCTGGAACTTGGGAAGTATGATGAAGCTCTCGAGGCTTTTGATAGAGCCACAGCAATTAATCCGAGGTATAACTTTGCCTGGAACAACAAAGGGCTTGCTCATGAAAAAATCGAAGCTTATGCCGAAGCTATCCAGGCTTTTGATAAAGCCCTTGAAATCAATCCGGATGATGCCTATGCCTGGAACTGCAAAGGTTGTGTTCTTTCCAAAGTCGATGAACATGAAAAGGCTGCCGAGGCTTTTGAAAATGCAGTCCGTATAAATCCCACGTATACCGATGTCAGGAATAACATCAACAGGTTCGAGAAAATGGATTGA